The DNA region GATGCCGAAGATAATAGCCAGGAAGATCCAGATCGTGAGGTACTTCTCGATGAGGCCGAGCTTCCTCTCCATGATATCACTAGCACGACTGTAAAAATTTTTACTTAAAAGTCTTTCCTGATGGGCCGAGATGTTTAATAAGCTCTGCAGCCCGTTCGAGGAGGTGATCGGATGAGGATACTCCCCCTCAGCTCCGATTCTATGGGAGCGAGGAGCATGGCTACTTTAGTGGAGACGAAGGACCTCAGGATAATGATAGATCCAGGCGTAGCCCTGGGGCCCAGTAGATACGGGCTGCCACCTCATCCCAAGGAGTGGGAGAGGATGGAAGCCCACTGGAGGGAGATAGTGAGGCAAGCTCATAAAGCTGACCTACTGATCGTGACCCATTACCATTACGATCACCACAACCCCTGGGAGGGGCTCGAGATATATGAGGGCAAGAGAGTACTCGTTAAGGACCCGAAGAGGAACATAAATCAGAGCCAGAGGGGGAGGGCCTCCTTCTTCCTCAAGCAGATTGAGGGAATAGCCAGCGTCGAGATAGCGGATGGGAGATCATTCAGGGAGGGAGATACTATCATAGAGTTCTCCGAGCCCGTGTTCCACGGTACCAACAGTAAGCTGGGCTACGTGATTGAGGTCTTCATAAGGGAGGGGGAAGATAGCTTCCTATTCACTAGCGACGTGGAGGGGCCATCTCTGGATGACCAAGCTCGATTCGTATTGGAGAAGAAGCCGAAGGTAGTGATGGTGGATGGCCCCATGACTTACATGCTGGGCTACAGGTACTCGAGAGCTAGCTTGGATGCCTCAATAAGGAACCTCTCCTCAATCCTAGATGCCGTGGAAACCTTAGTCATAGATCATCACCTCCTTAGGGATTTGGAGTGGAGCAAGAGGATTGAGAGCGTGCTTAATAAGGGGAGGGAGGTTAAGAAAAAGGTAATTACATCGAATGAGCTCGCTGACAAGCCACTAGAGATGCTTGAAGCTAAAAGAAAGGAGCTTTACGAACTATATCCTGTCGATGAATCTGAGATGAGGGAATGGAAGTTCGAGGATTGATTTTCACGATTCATAGCTCAGCGAACTTACCCAGCACCTCCCTTATGATCTTAGCTGCAGCGAAGCAAGTTATCCCAGAGTGATCGAATTCAGGATTTACCTCAACTATATCGAGGGCAACTAGGTCGAGATCGAGCTTCTTTATCGCCCTTATCAGCTCCCTCGTGCTCAAACCACCCGGCTCCGGGTTGCTGGATCCGGGGGCGAATGCGGGGTCTAGGACATCGATATCGAAGGATATGTAAGCCCTCTCCATGCGGGCATCGAAATCATCTACCTCATCGACTGAGAATATCCTTATCCCCCTCTCCTCAGCGAACTCCATCTGCTGCTTCGTCGCAGCCCTTATCCCTACCATCACTACATCCTCAACGTAGCCCTCCTCCAGGAGCCTCCTCACAGTGCATGCATGAGAATACCTGTTCCCATCGTAAATTTCATAACAATCCGGATGAGCATCGAAGTATATAAGCCCGAATTTCTCACCAGAAGCTCTCTTCAATCCCCTGAATGTAGCGTAAGTTATTGAGTGGTCTCCCCCCAGGAAGAGGAACTTCTGGCCCCTGTAGATGCTGCCCAATCTCTCCTCAACAGATCTGACTATGTCCTCGAAGCTCTCACCCTCGATATCGCCCAGATCAAAGTAGCTCCAGGCCTCAGCTAAGTTCACCAGATCTTCGCTGAAGCTATTGTAAATTTCCTCGGATGTGGCTTCCCTTATGAATCCCGGAGCCTTAGAGGAGCCCCTCCTGTAAGAAGATGATCCATCCCACCTTATCCCGAGGACGCAGAGCTTAGGATCCTCAGATCTGGGGATGCCGAACAGCATGAGTTACTGAGATTTCAGTAAATAAAAAATCAGAGGGGGATCCTGACTAGAGCTCTCAGGACCCCT from Candidatus Korarchaeum sp. includes:
- the speB gene encoding agmatinase; translation: MLFGIPRSEDPKLCVLGIRWDGSSSYRRGSSKAPGFIREATSEEIYNSFSEDLVNLAEAWSYFDLGDIEGESFEDIVRSVEERLGSIYRGQKFLFLGGDHSITYATFRGLKRASGEKFGLIYFDAHPDCYEIYDGNRYSHACTVRRLLEEGYVEDVVMVGIRAATKQQMEFAEERGIRIFSVDEVDDFDARMERAYISFDIDVLDPAFAPGSSNPEPGGLSTRELIRAIKKLDLDLVALDIVEVNPEFDHSGITCFAAAKIIREVLGKFAEL